In Phoenix dactylifera cultivar Barhee BC4 chromosome 1, palm_55x_up_171113_PBpolish2nd_filt_p, whole genome shotgun sequence, the genomic stretch ATAGTTAGTTCTTAACTTCGAGGCCCGGCCCAGTCTGTGACTCGCTGACTCGTAACTTAATGGTTAACGCTTTACTTCAAGGCCTGGCCCAGTCTGTGACTCACCGACCGTCGACCATTTCGATTTTCCACAGCTTCGAGCCTTGGCCCTTCGTCTGATcgtctcttcccctcttccttcCGGCCATCCCGAGTCCCGACCCGTCCGGCCGTCCCAGATCGGCAAATCCCGTCGGACATCGGCCACCGCTCTCTCTCCCAGACGGCAGATCCCGAGATCTTCTTGCCCATCGCGAATCGCTCTCGATCTCTTCGTCAAAACCCTAGATCCTGCATCTCTTCGGCGTCCGGCGACTTTGGCATACTTCGTTCCGACGTTCAAGGTATCCCCCTCCTCTGAAACCCTAAGACTGCATATTTACTGTTTAGGGAGAgttgggggagagagagagagagaagcgatCGGATCTATTTCCCTATCATatctcgaggtggcttcggtAAATCTCTGATCCTTCtcgctttcttctttgtttttcgATTTCTATTATTGATTTGATTTTTGGGGTTTTGATCGGGGGAAGAATCGGGTTGGGAGTGGGTTTTGAGGAGAAAGTtgggatttttatttttatttttaacccACATTTCTGGCAGGTCTCTGTCTTTGTTTGGCTGCTTATAGtttcccatatttttttttaaattttaagaaagtaGGTTTGATTTGTTCTTCGGTGCTGTTCCTTgaatcaaaagtattttttttaacagTTTTAGAATTTTATTATGCTTTTTGATTAGTTTCTGCATTGCTGAAGGCATGATACTTATAAGCGTTTTTCTGTGGTAACATGAGAATTGATACAATCTTGTATTTCTGCTGAAGCTTTTGATGGTTTTGAGTTTGTTATTTCGTGTTTcaactcttttcttctttgtgtCTTTACCGATCATagttctctttctcttcttttttttttcctcggtGCATGGTGCTGAAACAGTTTGTCATTTCTTCAGTGCTTTGATGTTGTTCCTTTTTGGTGTTTTTGCTGTTTGTCTGTGATGATCTGAGTTTGAACTCTATCCATCTTATGTTCTCATGGTCCACCTGTTctcttatttcagaaataaagagCAAATTTATTCTTCAAATTCGGCAAACTCTGAAACTTTTCATGTTCTCGTATTATTAGAAATGTCCAGAAATATTTTCACAAGAAAATTACAAAcagacccgacccggacccgaatcggatccgaattttttggattgggaccgggttatacatggacccgaccTGATCCAAATAACTCATTAGGTCAAAAAATGTAGCCATGGACCTGATCCGATCTTCTATTAGATTGGGTataggtccaaaattaggatctgACCAAGAAACTGGGCTGGGTCGGGGTCATTCATGATCCGGTCcgacctgacccatttgcacctctATCGTCAGCCCTGCCGCTGCAACCGCTTCCTCGAGTGGCACCGATGGCAACATCACCTTATTCTTGTCGTCGCCAAACTTCATGGTTTGTCGCTGCTCTGCCTTCATCCCAGTGTCGTTCCCGTACTTGAGCTAGACCCAGGCTAGCCGATTCTCGAAGGTGGGGTCACGGTGGCGGATGCCGAAGGTTCAGCCTGggcagaggaggaggagtgCTTGGGCTTGTCTGGTGAGGAATTGAGGGTGGAAGGGGGTGATTGGATGGGGCTTGGAGGAATTTTGGTGATGGTTGCCTGTCTAATTTAGGTTGACCTAGTCGGGTTTTGGGTCCAGCTCGGCTTGGTTTGTTAAATTATTTGGGCTTAAGCTTGGCTCGGAGATCTTCGAGATAAATTTCAGGCCGGGCTCGAGTAGAGGCGTGGCTCTTGCCGGCCCGATCTGTTTACAGCCCTAGGTTCTGCTACTAACCCACGAGCCAGCTTTTCTGCTATCCTTCTGCAGGGTCTGTTGCGTTCCAGTTCCAGGGCACTGGTATTATTTGAGAAAGAGGCCGAGGTCAAGAAAGAGCAGATAGCAATGGCGACATCATCGTCGTACCCGCCGCCACCGCCGTACTACCGGCTATACAAGGACTACCTGGAGGACCCCAAGTCCGCCCCCGAGCCCCCGCCGCCCATCCACGACGCCACCTACCCCCTCTTCGGTGCCACCTACACCGTATatgatgatatatatatttatatgccacTTTCTTctcgctttcttcttctctccttctaatatatctatttatctatctggatctggatctggatctggatttggatttggatttgTTATTGCAGACGGACGTGGTGCTGCCCAGCTTGGAGGATCAGGGTGTCCGCCAGCTCTACCCCAATGGCCCTAACATCGGTACCATACATATATGCTATTAACTTTTACATCCAtaacttcttttcttttgttcttttcataaTAATATGGTGCAAGAAAGCAACCTCATATTACGAATATAGTTTAGGGTTGAAGGGGGAAACACCTCTGCCCATCAAACTGATGTTATGGAGGAGATGAGAAAGTTCTGCTTTACCCAATTGGTTGCCTCCTCAAACAAGGAGGATCTGCTATCCAATTGTTTATCGACCCCTTCCAGCACCATAAATCTTGATCGATTTTCTTAATGCCTGCCTTCACTACACTGTCTTTTCGATTGGTCATCTGCTACCCGAAAGCTCAGGTGGTGCAACTTGCTTTGAAATACTTCTTGTTGAAGATGAGACCGAAAAAGTTCTTTCAGTTAATTTATCGGAATAATATCCAAAACTCCCTTTTTAGTTGCAAAGATGAACTCATAAAGCCTCCCCTTCTTATAAAAATTGATAAACGGTTTCATAAcaaaatcatgattttaaaatcAATTTCCGATATTGAGAAACCCAGAGTGGGAAGATTTGTTCTGGTTTACAGAGCATTGAATGCAATTTCTAGGGGAAGGGAGGTGATGAGGAAAGAGGGAAGGATTAGTTCATATTGTCATCCATCTTGCCAGTCAGAAAGGAAAGCACTTCTCTAGGGCTTTGGGAAAATTGAACTAAGCCTGACTGAGAAACTGGTGGCACATGCCTTGTAGTTGAAAGAAGGATCTGGGAGAAAGGTGACAAGAAGAAATCACTAGAAAGGTGCGGACGTGTTGGACATGAGAACTGATTCTAATACTTTCCTGGTGTAAAAAAACTGGTCAGAAGATTAGCAATATTAGGAAAGACCACAGTGTGAAGTGAAATATTACAGCTTGGAGGAAGGTCAGATGAAAGCTTCAAAAGGTACGtttaaggttcatgattttctGAAACTATAAAATAAACttctataaaaattaaaacatgatATTAAGTTCAGATATTTGACTTAGTTGCTGCAAAAAACTAAGGCAAGGATCTACATTTGACACTTTACCTAGGCACAGATTGTGAAACAAATGTATCaccaatagatctactttgatCTAATattgcaagatttttttttgttaggctTGCAATATATGATATCAAGGCGTACCTTAGGAGTATTGGGAGATCATTCTATGCAAAAAGTTATAAGCTTACAGAATGCTGTCTTGAAAGCTTTGTCACATGCTTATAGGATTGACTTGATTGATTAAAGTAGTGTCTGCTGAAGTTTCAAAACTTTTCCTAACCTGCTCTCAAATTGATGCTGATCATTTTTTAATCGGTGTGACTTTCTAGCCAAGGAGACTTATAAGAGAGGATTCCACAGAAACCTAGAAGGTCAACTAACACAGAGAAGAACCTATATTCTTGGTTATGGGAACTTAGAATATGCAACCAGGGAGCAACCCTTAAAATTCCTCccagcttcttttttttgaaaaaaaaagatgtacGGGGGATAACAGAATGCTTGATATTTGCGATCACATTCATTTTTGCAGACAAAACATCCAAATGAGACGCAAGCCCTGCACACATAATAGCAAAAGTGATCTATCATTTCCTTTCAATTAGTTAGCATGATAGTTTACATTTGTGCCAACAAAACAATGTGTAGAATAGTCTTGCATATCAAGTATAGCTCACTATGTGATGAATAGATTCACTTTTTTGTGGCCTCAGTCCTCCACCGATGACCTTAAGGCAATTTCCTTGAGACTCACATCAAGGCTTGAGGTGGAGTCTCAAAATAGTCTTTGTGAACAATAGACGTGAGTATATCAAATCAAGTTTTTGGGGAACAAGTAAAGTGCTTAGTGTTTTCTTTCTCATAGACTCTTTATATTGTATGGCAATGACACGGCCTTTGAAGCCAatgcaaaagttaaaaaaattggtTATAAAAGGAGGATGTGGTATTGATGTGAATGGGAATTTGAAGAATCAGATTGCTAAATTTCTTCAGCCTTTGAGACTTATATGTCTATGTTCTTACAattttcatatatttctttagcaTGTGTTTAAGTCAAGAAAAGGTGTCTGATTAATCTCATTGTGGAATATTTCAGTCAGCAATTAGGTTTAGAATTTAGTTTCCCTGTTAAGAGTCCTATTAGTTCTTGGGAAAATATCAGCCAGTCTTCTCAATCTAGTATTTAATATCTGCTTTGTTTCTTAAATGAGGAGTCCTAGTAGGAGTTGAATGCAGTCCAGTGATTGAGTTGGTTGTTTAGAATTTATGTATGTCCTTCTAAAAGAGTCATTGGAGGGTTAGGAAAGGTGATAGGCTGATGCTTTATGAAGGTATGTGTTTACAGTTGTAAGACGGACTGGTGATTGAAAATTTTCTGTGAGAGCTAGTAATCAAAAGTTTGCAGGACCCTTTTTCAGTTATCCTTTTTTCTTATTCATCTTTTCTGCTATGATTCACTCCCTCTTCTTACAGTTGTAAGCCGGACTGGTGATTGAAAATTTTCTGTGAGAGCTAGTAATCAAAAGTTTGCAGGACCCCTTTTCAGTTATCCTTTTTTCTTATTCATCTTTTCTACTATGATTCAGTTATCCTTTTTTCTTATTCATCTTTTCTACTATGATTCACTCCCTCTTCTGATCTCTTCAAACCTAAATTATCTCATTTCTGTGCTCAAACTGCTGTTAAAAAGCAGTTTTCTTGCTGGATTTAAATTCAGACCTGGATTTAAATTTACAAGTAATCCCTAGCATCAATTGGGGTTACATCGGTGAGGTAGTTTTTCCTTACAATGAAGTCaaataaagaagaaattaaAGAGCTGGCACTTTTTCTTGGTGAAGTTTTTAAGTCACCTGTAAGTAGGTGGAAGACAAATGGGCTGAACTCTGTTAGGTCCTTTCAATGGGAGAGTCGCACTGTATAGGTCCTTTCAATGGGTGAGTTGCACTATATTTGGAAGAACACAATGTGAACCTTAAATCTTCCAAAACTTCAGAATGTAATTTAGACAGCCATTTTTGCCCATATTTTAATTCGTAATAAGTTCATTTTGGGTGGAGATGGGGGGCTCAGTGATGACTAGTGGAGAAGCTCTGGCTTTGTTTGGCATGGAATACAGAAATCAAGGTAGAACAAGTACTTGGTAACCCAGTTTCTATTTCCAGTTTTGTGAAACTAGCAACTAGTTTCTGAAAATTGTGTAAACTAGAAAATGTGGTTTTGACTTTTTTGAAAACTAGTAACCACCGACCACCACTACCACCACTAGCCACCACTTGCTGCTAGCTGTCACTGCCAATCGCCACCAGCTATTGCCAGCCACCACTCGTCACCAACAGTCATCGCTAGCCTCCGTTCGCTGCTTGCCGGCCACTGCCACTGCCAACCACCATCACCACTGTTTCCACCAGCATCATCATATTCGCTGCCAAACAAGTTTCAAATTTTAGGTTTCTGAAAAAGAGGAACTAGTATCAGTTTTTAAAACATGGAAATCTGAAAACTGGCAACCATGCCAATTACCTGTATTATTTGAAATTGGTAGccattattctttctttcttaacaTGATTTGTGCAGAACATATGACGTTGGGAATGTAGAAGATTGGTTGCTTTCTTTGTAGCactatattaatgataaagagaagaaaaatgtgGAACTTTATTTCCTGTATTACTTGATGGGAAGAATAAAGAGTGGCAACAAAGTCTGATTATTGAACATATAATGTGAATGTGATTGTAGCTTGGTTCCATTTTCCCTGCACCCTTTTTTGTAATCTTTGGGACTCTTGAGATCTCCTTAAAGGAGTAAATGGAGAACAACCAAGCAAAGACGAACAAAGCCGGAACAGTTGGAACATGATTTGATGGTTATGGTTAATATCAAGTACCCAAGCTGCTTTCTCATGCAATGTCTGTTTTGTTTCCCTTTTCCCATTTCTTTGTCTTCTATATCGTTCTCTAAAGAGTGATGTCACTATAACCCCAAGGTGCTTTCTCTTGTTCGTAAGTCCTCTTTGTGTAAGCTATGGCACATCTCATTATCTAATTTGTAATTTTATTGCCAGATCCAGACTACCATCTCATCTATTGCCTTTACATTGTTGTGGTTTATGGATTTGGATTTATTTCTAAGGTTTTCGTTTTTCATTCAGACTTTAAAAAGGTATTACAATCTCTCAATAGAGATCTTCAACTACATATCTTGGAGCTAGCAGATGTTCTGGTAGAGAGACCTTCTCAATATGCACGTAGAGTGGAAGACATATCTCTTATTTTCAAGAACTTGCACCATGTCCTCAATTCTTTGCGTCCTCATCAGGTACACAATTTAATTGTTCACTTTTATTCTAAAAATTATCCACCGAAATGGGTTTTCTTGTTCCTGGaactgtaattttatttttatgcttTTAGGCCAGAGCAACACTTATTCATATTCTAGAATGTCAGATACAACGCCGTAAACAAGCAATAGAGGATATAAAAAGGTAACTGCTCAATCTTTTTACTGTTAAAATATCGATATCTTCTTGCTCAAAACCATAGTCGTGGGGATGATTTGATACAGTCATTATAGAATTTCCATGTTTCATGCAAAAATCTTGGGTTCTCCTTCATCTTTCAGATTACACTCTAATAACAGCATTTCCCCCCCATTTCCAACAACTTCCAGTCAGCAAGTTGATTGCAGCAACTGGTAGAAATAAAACAGCTTTTCTTAGTTGTATGGAAGTATAAAACTAATACCCTCGTTCGTTGAAAAGGATGTAACCACGGCCACGATGATAGGTGTTGGTATACCTGTTAGACTTTGTGAGACGGACACAAGGCCTGTCGATTTACCGATTTTTTGGTGCTTTATCTGATTTCTCATGCAAGCAAAAATTACAGGGTAATGCTCTAATAGTTATTCGAGAATTGACTTTATAAATCCTTTTCAGCTATCTTTTCTGTTTTGTTTAAACTCTGAAAATACTAACTGCATCTGGAACTGCTCCATACTGTTTCTCGCCAGATGCTAACTGCTTTCACAACCTGACTCTGTATTTTATTCAGGCGGAGAGAGGAGGCTCAGAGGCTGCTCAAGGAATCGCTTCAAACTTTGGACGGCCATCAACCCTGAGATCTATTGCTCGTCTGATGTTAAAATGGTTGTGTGTTATACCAATATAAATCTCCATACTGTTGTTACCGCACCGTAAAAATTGAGCCACACTTACTGACTCCACCTTATCACTAAACCATAATTCAACGGATGCAGACATATCCTGTAGGTAAGGAAGCAGCGAATGAGTTTTCTTGGTGGTGGGCTTGTTGGCCGGGGGCGCGGCTGGTGGGTGCTCGAACCCCGGACCTTAATTCGGCTGGTACCATCCCTTGAGGGCATCGAACATTGACCTTTCCTTTCAGGGATATCCCTGTTTCTCAGTATTTTGGTTCGACGAGCATCAAACTCGTCTGTTAATGAACTCAAAACTAGATCTTGAAGTCCGCAATGCACTTGGGTGGCTgttattagttttttttatttattttaatatacaGATTTTTTGAGAGTCTAATTGTTGAAAACACGAATGAGAGATCTAGGAGAATTACGAAACCATTTTAGTAACATAATCTAGCATGTAACTCCTTCGATACGTGCTGCGCACGTTTTTTTTCCTCTATTTCCATTTATTCTGAACATACGTTATTGTAgtataataaattaaataaataaaatgtttcagtagttattttttttaatatatttttcttttaagaaacTAAGGCTGGCTTTGGTCCCATTTTCTTCCCCTTGTTCtttaggcaaaaaaaaaaaaaaaaaaagaaaaaaaaaagaaggtaccGCCgcttctcttttttattttaaaaagtcCGTCATCAAATTTTTGCACATAGAGTCGgtcaatttttttaatcaaagcATGTAAAATCCTCCAAATTATCAAGATCAGGTAAAAGAGTTAGGCGACAAAGCAGATGCTGTTACCTCTATGATTTTTATACGATcagtttatttattttaaaaatgataTGAATAGGGAGATTTGTAGATTTATTTACGGTAAAACTTAAGGATAAAAGATATCCTAAACAATTCAACCATTTAACTTATAGCCATTCTTGTATCCGTACTGTCTATAATTGAtccaatatatataaatagataCTAGCagccaattaatatttgcatccaTATACACATTTACCTACTGAAGGATTTTCTGAAGGCAAAACACTTGAGACCCGGCGAAAGATTAACAGGCAGCAATCCCTGGCCTTGCCTAATTCTCTTGGCATCTGCTGTCAACACTTCAAAGATGCATAGTCTTTATATGCGGTACAACGTGCTATATGGAGCTATCCCCCAAAATTTCCCATGATGGGCACGTCATTGAGGAAAACAAGATCCACCATTGCTGCGAACTGTCTAAAAGCCGCTGAACTACCATGTTGGGTAACCCTGCCCTCATGACCGTTTTATTAAC encodes the following:
- the LOC103714702 gene encoding mediator of RNA polymerase II transcription subunit 7a-like, whose amino-acid sequence is MATSSSYPPPPPYYRLYKDYLEDPKSAPEPPPPIHDATYPLFGATYTTDVVLPSLEDQGVRQLYPNGPNIDFKKVLQSLNRDLQLHILELADVLVERPSQYARRVEDISLIFKNLHHVLNSLRPHQARATLIHILECQIQRRKQAIEDIKRRREEAQRLLKESLQTLDGHQP